Proteins from a single region of Sneathiella aquimaris:
- a CDS encoding MarR family winged helix-turn-helix transcriptional regulator — MTEAKLWRNPCPFSFRLNYLAMRYNTPCYDWVHKTVGLSRIEYVVIYSLALCEGGLATDIAMSSGFPKNSLSRAMAKLEKSGLIMRKTDDQDKRNQPLHLTEEGWELFNKTLHVFEKREQELLDGLTEDEVKTLSNLMAKIVLNTANLADDISSEITRPDREQKNK; from the coding sequence ATGACGGAAGCAAAGTTGTGGCGCAATCCATGCCCGTTTTCGTTTCGCTTAAACTATCTGGCCATGCGCTATAACACCCCTTGTTATGATTGGGTCCACAAAACTGTGGGGCTTAGCCGTATTGAGTATGTGGTGATCTATTCGTTGGCGTTGTGTGAAGGCGGCTTGGCAACAGATATTGCAATGTCCTCCGGTTTTCCAAAAAACAGCCTGTCCAGAGCGATGGCAAAATTGGAAAAGTCTGGACTGATCATGCGCAAAACTGATGATCAGGACAAACGCAACCAACCCCTCCATCTTACGGAAGAGGGGTGGGAGCTTTTTAACAAAACATTGCACGTCTTTGAAAAACGCGAGCAGGAACTGCTCGATGGCCTAACCGAAGACGAGGTTAAAACACTGTCGAATTTAATGGCCAAAATAGTTTTAAACACCGCAAATCTGGCAGATGATATTTCCTCTGAAATCACTCGGCCTGACAGGGAGCAAAAAAACAAATGA
- a CDS encoding M20/M25/M40 family metallo-hydrolase has protein sequence MSSPSPIDHHNRSDFLTCLREYLACQSVSTDPAFRNEMVKAKGFLTALLTGIGFQNIQELDGGIGGHNALYAEWLEKPGKPTLLIYGHYDVQPPDPLDQWISEPFDMQERDGCLYARGISDDKGPTLIAIEALRCHMSARGELPFNVKILLEGEEETGSPSLPNILSENRELLAADAILSADGARWRADLTAINVGSRGNGGFEISVKTSNLDLHSGRYGGAVPNALHVMANIVARLHDENNQVTIPGFYQDIVMPDAKTEADLHAIDFDGKEWTANIGSVEFGEKGFSTLQRLWDRPTLEINGLWGGYQGAGSKTVIPNEAHAKITMRLVPGQDPEKIRTAAKSHIQALCPDGVDLSFKGDRGWTRAYAVPPNHPLLLAAETALQETLGEKPLRVRVGATLPLSDLVLGTLGIDTVMFSFSTADEQFHAPNEFLRVSAIDDGVAAWVKLLDLVGEQKPEDYKIARK, from the coding sequence ATGAGTTCCCCTTCCCCAATTGATCACCACAACCGCTCCGACTTTCTGACCTGCCTTAGAGAATATCTTGCCTGTCAGTCGGTCAGCACGGATCCAGCATTCCGAAACGAAATGGTGAAAGCGAAAGGGTTTTTAACAGCCCTTTTGACGGGTATCGGCTTTCAAAATATACAAGAGCTGGATGGAGGTATTGGTGGACATAATGCACTTTATGCCGAGTGGCTTGAAAAGCCGGGCAAGCCCACACTTCTCATTTATGGCCACTATGATGTCCAGCCTCCGGACCCACTGGATCAGTGGATATCCGAACCCTTTGACATGCAAGAGCGGGATGGATGTCTTTATGCCCGCGGCATTTCTGATGACAAAGGACCGACTCTCATCGCGATTGAAGCCTTACGCTGCCATATGTCAGCGCGCGGTGAGCTTCCCTTCAATGTCAAAATCCTACTGGAAGGGGAAGAGGAGACCGGATCACCATCGCTTCCTAATATCCTTAGCGAAAACCGGGAATTATTGGCCGCTGACGCCATCCTGTCGGCAGACGGGGCACGATGGCGGGCCGATCTCACAGCAATCAACGTAGGTTCGCGCGGCAATGGTGGGTTTGAAATCTCTGTTAAAACATCAAACCTGGATCTTCATTCCGGGCGGTATGGTGGTGCCGTTCCCAATGCGCTGCATGTCATGGCAAATATTGTTGCCCGCCTTCACGACGAAAACAATCAGGTTACCATCCCGGGTTTCTATCAGGATATCGTCATGCCGGATGCCAAGACCGAGGCCGATCTGCATGCGATCGATTTTGATGGTAAAGAGTGGACGGCAAATATTGGCTCTGTTGAATTTGGCGAAAAAGGCTTCAGTACCCTCCAAAGGCTTTGGGATCGCCCGACCCTGGAAATCAATGGGCTTTGGGGTGGATACCAGGGCGCGGGCAGTAAAACCGTTATCCCGAACGAAGCTCACGCTAAAATCACAATGCGACTGGTCCCCGGTCAGGATCCGGAAAAAATTCGGACCGCGGCCAAATCTCATATTCAGGCCCTTTGCCCCGATGGAGTAGATCTGAGTTTTAAAGGGGATCGAGGCTGGACCCGCGCTTATGCCGTGCCGCCTAACCATCCGCTTTTACTGGCAGCGGAAACAGCGTTGCAGGAGACGCTTGGTGAGAAACCGCTTAGGGTACGGGTTGGCGCCACTCTGCCGCTCTCCGATCTGGTATTGGGAACCCTCGGAATTGACACTGTGATGTTCTCATTTTCAACAGCGGATGAACAGTTTCACGCGCCCAACGAATTTCTGCGCGTTTCGGCCATTGATGATGGGGTTGCCGCCTGGGTTAAGCTTTTGGATCTGGTCGGTGAGCAGAAACCCGAAGATTACAAAATCGCCAGAAAATGA
- a CDS encoding creatininase family protein, with amino-acid sequence MMISEMNWMDVEKYVKKDKRCILPIGSTEQHAQLSMCVDVILAERVARDAAEPLGIPVFPVIPYGLTPYFSAYPGTISLRVETLMALMRDVIGSLRRSGFQNILLVNGHGGNNPIGALGQELMAEYGDISVRLHNWWAAPKTMAAVKEVHPVGSHANWMENFPWTRLAHAPAPEGEKPAPDMDRIKASTPHEAKELLGDGNFGGPWQMPDEDMMKVWQAGVEETRDALEGPWPDWSNK; translated from the coding sequence ATGATGATTTCCGAAATGAATTGGATGGACGTCGAAAAATACGTCAAAAAAGACAAACGATGTATCCTGCCTATTGGTTCTACTGAACAACATGCACAACTATCGATGTGTGTGGACGTCATCTTAGCGGAACGAGTAGCCCGTGATGCGGCAGAACCTCTCGGTATTCCGGTCTTTCCCGTAATTCCATATGGACTAACCCCATATTTTTCCGCATACCCCGGAACAATTTCCCTTCGGGTTGAAACACTTATGGCCTTGATGCGCGATGTAATCGGATCACTCCGCCGCTCGGGGTTTCAAAATATTTTGCTGGTCAATGGTCACGGCGGGAATAATCCAATCGGCGCGCTGGGTCAGGAACTGATGGCCGAATATGGCGATATTTCTGTGCGCCTGCACAATTGGTGGGCGGCCCCCAAAACAATGGCTGCCGTTAAAGAGGTTCATCCTGTCGGCAGTCACGCAAACTGGATGGAAAACTTTCCCTGGACACGGCTCGCACACGCACCCGCACCAGAAGGAGAAAAACCTGCTCCGGATATGGATCGCATAAAAGCATCAACGCCTCATGAAGCAAAGGAATTGCTTGGAGACGGTAATTTCGGTGGGCCGTGGCAAATGCCGGACGAGGACATGATGAAAGTCTGGCAAGCCGGGGTTGAAGAAACCCGTGACGCCCTAGAGGGTCCTTGGCCAGACTGGAGTAACAAATAA
- a CDS encoding SDR family NAD(P)-dependent oxidoreductase has product MTVALVTGVVGGIGAAIAKRLSLDGYTVIVSDRPGGAFDEAVQTLKMPGYAADLGDRNAVHDLAHQVTLDHEAPAVLVNAAGGVCHQTHTPVEDVSEEDWKTLFAANTDSAFYLAQAFVPVMKRKKNGRIITISSGAGLRPSLTKIQGYTASKHALVGLTKQLALELGPFGITVNSIAPGFVLSNDATKKQWDRYGKEGQKQLIENIHMRRLGSPEDIANAASFLASDASDWITGQILSVDGGHR; this is encoded by the coding sequence ATGACCGTTGCACTTGTAACTGGTGTTGTCGGGGGAATAGGGGCGGCCATAGCAAAGCGCCTCTCCCTTGACGGATACACGGTAATCGTATCCGACCGGCCAGGCGGGGCGTTTGATGAAGCCGTTCAAACCCTTAAAATGCCTGGCTATGCTGCTGACCTCGGTGATCGTAATGCCGTGCATGATCTGGCCCATCAAGTGACCCTGGATCATGAGGCACCAGCAGTCCTTGTGAATGCTGCAGGCGGTGTCTGTCACCAGACTCACACGCCCGTTGAAGACGTTTCAGAAGAGGATTGGAAAACCCTTTTTGCTGCCAACACTGACAGCGCATTCTATCTAGCTCAGGCGTTTGTGCCTGTGATGAAGCGGAAGAAAAATGGTCGCATTATCACCATTAGTAGCGGTGCAGGCTTACGCCCCAGTCTGACAAAAATCCAGGGATATACCGCCTCAAAACATGCACTTGTCGGTTTAACAAAACAGCTTGCACTGGAACTTGGTCCGTTCGGAATTACGGTCAACTCCATTGCTCCTGGCTTTGTACTTTCCAACGACGCCACGAAAAAACAGTGGGATCGTTACGGAAAAGAAGGACAAAAGCAGCTTATTGAAAATATCCATATGCGCAGATTAGGCTCCCCTGAAGATATTGCTAATGCCGCATCCTTTCTCGCCAGCGACGCTTCCGATTGGATCACGGGCCAAATCCTATCCGTCGACGGAGGACATAGATGA
- a CDS encoding ketopantoate reductase family protein, protein MSDRPVLIWGAGAIGGILGAYWARAGKDVAMVDIDEAHVNACSTKGIRIEGPATNGDFCQIVPTYTPETLEGVYDIIVLAVKAQATQAAVSQLLPHLSQDGYILSAQNGLNERLIARLAGPERTMGAFVNYGSDWQEAGRVLYGNRGAVVIGEIDGSVRTRTKHLHTLMQVFEPDAILTDNIWGYLWGKLGYGAMLFATALTPDSMSANFANPDRSPALIGLAREVMKVALAENIKPLGFNGFDPKSYFPESPQSEAEKSISALIEFTANTAKTHSGIWRDLAIRKRKTEVDPQIGIITEIAAEHGIETPLLSRLVTLIHEIEDNKRPQSAETFGELLKAMK, encoded by the coding sequence ATGTCAGACCGCCCTGTTTTGATTTGGGGTGCGGGCGCCATTGGTGGAATACTGGGGGCCTATTGGGCCCGTGCCGGAAAAGACGTCGCTATGGTCGACATTGACGAGGCACATGTCAACGCCTGCTCCACCAAAGGGATCCGGATTGAAGGTCCCGCGACGAACGGAGACTTTTGCCAGATCGTTCCCACCTATACACCCGAAACACTCGAAGGTGTATATGATATAATTGTTCTGGCCGTGAAGGCACAGGCGACACAAGCAGCCGTCTCCCAACTTCTCCCGCATTTGAGTCAGGATGGCTATATTCTGTCAGCCCAGAACGGTCTGAATGAGCGCTTGATTGCCAGGTTGGCAGGGCCCGAACGAACAATGGGCGCATTCGTCAACTACGGTAGCGACTGGCAGGAAGCCGGTCGCGTCCTCTATGGGAACAGAGGCGCCGTTGTCATTGGTGAAATCGACGGGTCTGTTCGTACTCGCACCAAGCACCTGCATACCCTGATGCAGGTATTTGAGCCGGATGCAATTCTGACGGATAACATCTGGGGATATTTATGGGGTAAATTGGGTTATGGCGCCATGCTCTTTGCTACCGCCCTGACACCCGACAGCATGTCTGCAAATTTTGCAAATCCGGATCGTTCGCCTGCCCTGATTGGCTTGGCGCGAGAAGTCATGAAAGTAGCGCTCGCTGAAAATATCAAGCCGCTCGGCTTTAATGGTTTCGATCCTAAGAGCTATTTTCCCGAAAGCCCGCAGTCTGAAGCAGAGAAATCAATTTCCGCTCTCATCGAGTTCACCGCGAATACTGCCAAAACTCATTCAGGAATATGGCGCGACCTTGCAATTCGCAAGCGAAAGACCGAGGTCGACCCTCAAATCGGCATAATAACAGAAATCGCCGCAGAGCACGGCATTGAGACACCTCTCTTAAGCCGCCTGGTCACACTCATCCACGAAATCGAGGATAACAAACGTCCTCAATCCGCTGAAACTTTTGGCGAACTGTTAAAGGCAATGAAATAG